Genomic segment of Glandiceps talaboti chromosome 17, keGlaTala1.1, whole genome shotgun sequence:
CATCTTAGCAGGATTGGCATTTTCCTGTATTGGTGATATCTGTCTGGTTTTCAACGAAGCCTACTTCATCCATGGTTTAATAGCCTTCGCTATTGCTCAGCTGATTTACGCCATCAACTTTGGTTTCAAGCCGTTCAAGTGGTCCGTTCTACTGTTTTGCATAGCGTTTGGTTTATCAGTTTATGTTGTAATGTACCCTAGATTATTTGGACCATTTGTATATCTGGCTGGTCTGTATATGGCCCTTATCTTATACATGTTGTGGAGAGCCATTGCACGACTTGATTATTTTGGAAAGAAATGGACCTGGAGCAAGCTTTCAGCATCGCTTGGTGCAGTTTGCTTCGTGATTTCGGACTTGACCATTGGTGTTAACAAATTTATGTTCCCTGTACCCTACGTTAGAGCAATTGTTATGTTCACCTACTATGCTGCACAGTTTGGTATTGCTTTATCAGTTGTAGACTACCACAAAATTGATGAGGGAGAcaaagtaaataatgatgtcacTAAAAAGTGTGTTGATGTCcacacaaattgtaatgatgTCACATTTGCAAATGGGACTGTTAAGAAAGCACCACTGAAATTAGACTGAACAATGTTAAAATGTGGGTTTCTTTGACATAAAGCAGTCCAAGATAGAGTTTTTGAGTTCTTTTTTAGGCTGAAAAAAACTCCCTGGTGGAGAAAGAGTTAGCGAAAAGagatgaatatttatgactttcCTCATTTACATTCTACCTGTACATATAGGGTATGTACTATTCTAAAAAGTATAGAGGGGATAATATGATTATTCTAGTAAAATTGGTAATATTGATaactttttaaatttacatCAGATTTAGTTCAACACTGTCAACAGTAAATTCAGCACAGTTGACAGTAAGTTCAACACCAGCAAAAGCCAACCTAACTCAACACAGACAAAAGCCAACCTAACTCAA
This window contains:
- the LOC144448532 gene encoding lysoplasmalogenase TMEM86A-like, producing the protein MTNPITVIKCLGPKLILFMKTVCVYFVLWLPEPSYLAAVVKILPIISLAIFIVMHGIKLPRNLTMHRFCYGILAGLAFSCIGDICLVFNEAYFIHGLIAFAIAQLIYAINFGFKPFKWSVLLFCIAFGLSVYVVMYPRLFGPFVYLAGLYMALILYMLWRAIARLDYFGKKWTWSKLSASLGAVCFVISDLTIGVNKFMFPVPYVRAIVMFTYYAAQFGIALSVVDYHKIDEGDKVNNDVTKKCVDVHTNCNDVTFANGTVKKAPLKLD